The Edaphobacter sp. 12200R-103 genome contains a region encoding:
- the cas8c gene encoding type I-C CRISPR-associated protein Cas8c/Csd1: MILQSLRELAEREKLVDDPAFESKAVRWQIALDADGRFLNAYDTSAPEQLPEGSRKKPKMQAKLMRIPRRLGRSSGVKPDFLVDNAKYALGFAVDPAEAEDPRLLQCHAAFVELLRSAPQDVPELQAVFTFLANATSREACAKNLAEKGGFASNDLFCFEVAGEMLADIEELQTWWRTQREEADEGSLPMQCLVCGEFRVSARLHNSFQIRGASTSGVPLVSFNAGAFEKYGLSGNDNAPVCTGCMTAYTEALRRLTRAQYETPSGRKLRPLSTVLNGDTTAVYWAEGQSELPALLSAMNTDPKSIRELLDSPRKGSEFLLKDTSGFYCLILTGAQGRASVRRLHVDTVAAVSRNLLLYFRAIQTGGSSEHVPMPLSALLRSLVFKGELERLPSDLGVELWMTALFGLPLSPAFLAAVVTRIRVEQQDLQQGIWKVGRQRAALLQLYFISNRFDCTGNRRGENDSIEDLRMGLNHDIDDRAYVFGRIFATAERMQLLAQSQGLNRTLVDRFFAMASVRPQTVYAQLLSQYQYHYRKAMRDIPGVAKKANDLWLELQSKLDARGAFGKSFDFADQARFGLGYYHQKQDFVDQAMAAKAAREALALHDAEAITSTTDSNEETTA; this comes from the coding sequence ATGATCCTGCAGTCATTGCGCGAGCTGGCCGAACGCGAAAAACTTGTCGACGACCCTGCCTTTGAAAGCAAAGCCGTGCGCTGGCAGATCGCTCTCGATGCGGATGGTCGCTTCCTGAACGCATACGACACCAGCGCTCCGGAACAACTTCCTGAGGGCAGCAGGAAGAAGCCGAAGATGCAGGCGAAGCTGATGCGGATTCCGCGGCGCCTGGGCCGCTCCTCTGGAGTCAAACCCGACTTCCTGGTCGACAACGCCAAGTACGCCCTCGGGTTCGCCGTCGATCCGGCCGAGGCCGAAGATCCTCGCCTGCTACAGTGCCACGCCGCCTTTGTGGAGCTGCTGCGCTCCGCGCCGCAAGATGTTCCCGAACTGCAGGCCGTATTCACCTTTCTGGCTAATGCAACCAGTCGCGAAGCCTGCGCGAAGAATCTTGCCGAAAAAGGCGGCTTCGCCAGCAACGACCTCTTCTGCTTTGAGGTCGCAGGCGAAATGCTTGCTGACATCGAAGAGCTGCAGACGTGGTGGCGAACACAACGCGAGGAGGCGGATGAAGGCTCCTTGCCGATGCAATGTCTCGTCTGCGGAGAGTTCCGCGTTTCCGCAAGGCTGCACAACAGCTTCCAGATTCGCGGAGCTTCCACCTCTGGTGTCCCTTTGGTGAGCTTCAATGCCGGAGCGTTCGAGAAGTATGGCTTGAGCGGCAACGACAACGCTCCCGTATGCACTGGGTGCATGACCGCCTACACTGAGGCGCTACGCCGCCTGACGCGTGCACAGTATGAGACTCCGTCCGGACGCAAGCTACGACCACTGAGCACGGTGCTCAATGGCGACACCACAGCCGTTTACTGGGCGGAAGGACAGAGCGAGCTGCCTGCCCTCTTATCCGCCATGAACACGGACCCAAAGAGCATCCGGGAGTTACTCGATTCTCCACGTAAAGGCAGCGAATTTCTACTGAAGGATACCTCCGGCTTCTACTGTCTGATCCTGACCGGAGCGCAGGGGCGGGCTTCTGTGCGAAGGCTTCATGTAGATACGGTTGCAGCGGTATCTCGAAATCTTCTTCTCTATTTTAGGGCCATCCAGACAGGAGGTAGCTCTGAGCATGTCCCCATGCCTTTGTCAGCGCTGCTTCGTTCTCTTGTCTTTAAAGGCGAACTGGAACGCTTGCCAAGCGACCTTGGGGTCGAGCTTTGGATGACAGCACTCTTTGGTCTTCCGCTGTCACCGGCCTTCCTTGCCGCCGTCGTGACAAGGATTCGGGTCGAGCAACAAGACCTGCAACAAGGTATCTGGAAGGTCGGGCGACAGAGAGCTGCACTTCTTCAGCTCTACTTCATTAGCAACCGATTTGATTGCACGGGAAACAGGAGAGGGGAAAATGATTCCATCGAGGACCTTCGTATGGGCTTGAATCACGATATCGATGATCGGGCCTATGTGTTCGGACGAATCTTTGCGACAGCAGAACGCATGCAGCTGCTGGCTCAATCACAGGGGCTGAATCGAACCCTTGTCGATCGCTTCTTCGCAATGGCCTCGGTCCGCCCACAGACCGTCTATGCTCAATTGCTTTCCCAGTACCAATATCACTATCGCAAGGCGATGCGTGATATTCCTGGCGTGGCTAAAAAAGCAAACGATCTATGGCTCGAACTCCAGTCCAAGCTAGATGCCAGGGGTGCCTTTGGCAAGTCATTTGATTTTGCAGATCAAGCCCGCTTCGGGCTTGGCTACTACCACCAAAAACAAGACTTCGTCGATCAGGCAATGGCCGCTAAAGCCGCAAGGGAAGCGCTGGCGCTCCATGACGCAGAAGCTATAACATCCACAACCGATTCGAACGAGGAGACCACTGCATGA
- the cas5c gene encoding type I-C CRISPR-associated protein Cas5c has translation MHSNDFLVRIQGTLACFTRPEFSTERVSYDLITPSAARGVLEAILWKPAIRWEIRRIALLNPVRYARFRRNEVNTRLSTQNALAEARGGKLMPDFYADEDRAQRNTVALRDVDYGIVARFHMTARAGEGDNLRKFEEMFERRLQKGQQHYQPYLGCREFPAFVEPWHGTGALEQESRMLGWMLHDIAFGTIRGKEVANQPRFFPAELRRGVVDVPAWEDAMPANPEALRV, from the coding sequence ATGCATTCGAACGATTTCCTTGTGCGGATACAGGGCACACTTGCGTGTTTCACTCGGCCGGAGTTCTCTACCGAGCGCGTCAGCTACGACCTCATCACGCCGTCAGCCGCGCGCGGCGTTCTGGAAGCCATCCTCTGGAAGCCTGCCATCCGTTGGGAAATTCGACGGATCGCGTTACTCAATCCCGTCAGGTATGCGCGCTTCCGCCGCAACGAAGTCAACACCCGGCTCTCCACCCAGAACGCACTTGCCGAAGCGCGTGGAGGCAAACTTATGCCGGACTTCTACGCCGACGAGGATCGAGCGCAGCGCAACACCGTCGCCCTGCGTGATGTGGACTATGGCATCGTCGCGCGGTTCCATATGACGGCCCGCGCCGGCGAAGGCGACAACCTGCGCAAGTTCGAAGAGATGTTCGAACGGAGACTGCAGAAAGGCCAACAACACTATCAGCCCTACCTCGGCTGTCGCGAGTTCCCTGCCTTCGTAGAACCGTGGCACGGCACAGGAGCTCTCGAACAGGAATCGCGCATGCTGGGCTGGATGCTGCACGACATCGCCTTCGGAACGATTCGCGGAAAAGAGGTTGCCAACCAGCCGCGTTTCTTCCCCGCGGAGTTGCGCCGGGGCGTGGTAGATGTGCCTGCATGGGAAGACGCCATGCCCGCAAATCCGGAGGCATTACGCGTATGA
- a CDS encoding CRISPR-associated endonuclease Cas3'', with the protein MIYAHSRKEGDARPWQELSEHLSRVASLAESFAPRQLADLARVAGLWHDIGKFNPAFQQYIRHDSEISNEASSTPHVRSVPHSAAGAALALQRLPDNIGGRILALVIAAHHGALKSGRWLDTIEVSGSPLLQASRGGGLPAELEQQTPSLTGTPSALAVRILFSALVDADLLDTEEWAIGAPRTTNYDDIAVLHKSLDAFCFAKIETAQATAITEKEQRLATLRRNVFEACVQAADNSPGHFTMTVPTGGGKTLSGLAFALHHAERHGMKRVIVVAPFTSILEQTADVYREALGAENVIEHHSNISPLLDTDRNRQACENWDAPVIVTTSVQLLESLHAAHKRDCRKLHRVANSVILLDEVQTFPADLLEPIHAVLKRLVEDFHVTVVHGTATQPLLAGVAGRRRRSVLPPELCVSMKEIIPNPASLFDAVRDRFTLEILGDLQIPLDPAVLVDDVRKQRSALVITHSRRDARLLAEMLGSECLHLSAAMCATHRSQVLREARQRLDAGLPCTIVATQLIEAGVDIDFPVVYRALAGLETLAQAAGRCNRSMKLPHPGRFVVYRAGKVSNTDEEILESRAPKGTPQLGLEVALSEYFVRGLPDLHDPMLFPEYAGKVLRRLDTDRKGIRTSEEEFDFEEVAKNFRMIEEIHISVVAPYGDAPRLVRELRHGGPSRERFRALQRYTVGISKTIFSALFDSGWLEPVMQGDEADASLWCVREGDASPYEERFGFASHESDVMLRPLQV; encoded by the coding sequence ATGATCTATGCCCACAGCAGAAAGGAGGGGGACGCACGTCCGTGGCAAGAACTATCAGAGCATCTGAGCCGAGTTGCGTCTCTAGCAGAATCATTTGCTCCGAGGCAACTCGCAGATCTTGCCAGGGTAGCCGGGCTGTGGCACGATATCGGAAAATTCAATCCAGCCTTTCAACAGTACATCCGGCATGATTCTGAGATTTCTAACGAGGCTTCTTCAACTCCACATGTGAGGAGCGTGCCACATTCCGCTGCGGGCGCGGCTCTCGCGTTGCAGAGGCTGCCCGATAACATCGGTGGCCGGATTCTTGCGCTTGTCATTGCTGCGCATCATGGCGCGCTCAAATCTGGGCGTTGGCTGGACACCATAGAGGTATCGGGCTCCCCACTTCTCCAGGCTTCCCGAGGCGGCGGACTCCCGGCAGAACTCGAGCAGCAAACACCATCGCTAACGGGAACTCCGTCTGCGCTTGCCGTTCGCATTCTGTTTTCAGCCCTGGTTGATGCAGATCTACTGGACACTGAAGAGTGGGCTATTGGTGCGCCGCGAACAACCAACTACGACGACATTGCAGTATTACACAAGAGTCTCGATGCATTCTGCTTCGCGAAGATTGAAACGGCGCAGGCCACGGCAATTACAGAAAAAGAGCAGCGCCTGGCGACATTACGCCGGAATGTATTTGAGGCATGCGTTCAAGCTGCTGATAACAGTCCCGGGCACTTCACGATGACAGTTCCCACGGGCGGCGGGAAGACGCTCAGCGGACTTGCCTTCGCCCTGCATCATGCGGAGCGTCACGGTATGAAGCGCGTCATCGTGGTTGCACCTTTCACCTCTATCCTGGAGCAAACAGCCGATGTTTATCGCGAGGCTCTTGGTGCGGAGAATGTGATTGAGCATCACAGCAACATCAGCCCGCTTCTCGATACCGACCGTAACCGGCAGGCCTGCGAGAACTGGGATGCTCCAGTGATCGTCACCACTAGCGTGCAGCTACTGGAGAGTCTGCACGCCGCGCACAAACGCGATTGCCGCAAGCTGCATCGCGTCGCCAACAGCGTGATCCTGCTCGATGAAGTACAGACGTTTCCCGCCGATCTCCTGGAGCCGATCCATGCCGTGTTGAAGCGGCTGGTAGAAGATTTCCATGTCACCGTCGTCCATGGCACCGCGACACAGCCTCTGCTGGCTGGCGTCGCCGGCAGACGCCGCCGCTCGGTCTTGCCGCCTGAGCTCTGCGTTTCCATGAAGGAGATTATCCCGAACCCCGCCTCTCTTTTCGACGCCGTGCGTGATCGCTTCACACTGGAGATTCTCGGCGACCTGCAAATCCCGCTCGATCCCGCCGTGCTTGTGGACGACGTGCGGAAACAGCGTAGCGCCCTGGTGATCACCCACAGCCGCAGGGACGCTCGTTTGCTCGCGGAGATGCTGGGATCGGAGTGCCTGCATCTCTCAGCCGCCATGTGCGCGACCCATCGCTCTCAGGTGCTGCGCGAGGCCAGACAGAGGCTGGATGCCGGACTGCCTTGCACCATCGTTGCGACCCAGCTCATTGAGGCCGGAGTTGACATCGACTTCCCGGTGGTCTACCGCGCGCTGGCCGGTCTTGAGACTTTGGCGCAGGCGGCCGGACGATGCAACCGCTCGATGAAGCTGCCGCATCCTGGACGCTTTGTCGTCTATCGAGCGGGAAAGGTGAGCAATACAGATGAAGAGATCTTAGAATCCAGAGCGCCGAAAGGTACCCCGCAACTCGGTCTGGAGGTCGCTCTCTCAGAATATTTTGTCCGCGGACTACCTGATCTGCACGACCCGATGCTCTTCCCCGAGTACGCGGGAAAGGTTTTGAGAAGGTTGGACACGGACCGCAAAGGTATTCGTACGTCAGAGGAGGAGTTCGACTTCGAGGAGGTCGCGAAGAACTTCCGGATGATCGAAGAGATCCATATCTCGGTGGTGGCTCCGTATGGCGATGCGCCTCGACTGGTCCGGGAGCTGCGTCACGGGGGCCCCAGCCGGGAACGCTTCCGTGCATTGCAACGCTACACGGTTGGCATCAGCAAAACGATATTCAGTGCACTCTTTGACTCCGGATGGCTCGAACCCGTCATGCAGGGCGATGAAGCGGATGCTTCGTTGTGGTGTGTCCGTGAGGGAGATGCGTCTCCCTATGAGGAGAGATTTGGATTCGCAAGCCACGAGTCTGACGTGATGCTGCGCCCTCTGCAGGTTTAG